TAGTTCCACCTGAGATACTCCCACCGCCCGTGCCATCAGATGTCCTCTTTATATATTGATGTAAATCGCTGTGCCAAGCAAAGTCAATCCTTGCAACATCCACTCTCCAGTTGTCTAAATCGCCCAAAGTTCCTGAGATATCTATTGTCACCTGGTCAGTAGCACTTTCATAGGTACTTGTCAAATCGCTCCCGGCACCGGATTGCAGGTCATTTGCGTCAATTGTGCGGGTCCAATCACCAGAGGCTGTAATCGATATGTCCGCCCTTGCAATCGGTCCTGTGACAGCCAACCAAAATAGAAGAACCAAAGAGAGAAATCTAGCTGTTCCTTTGATCCTTGCCTCCTCCCAAAGAGAAACAGGAGGCAGGCCCAAGAAGGGCCTGCCTCCTTTCAGGCTCATTCAGCTGTGAGCGTCAATGTGCATGTCCTGGTTGCTGCTGCCACGACTCCGGCAGAAACGTTAGCATTAAGTGAGAAGTTCCACGCTATGTCTGGTTCGGCGACTGTCTCTATACTGGTCACAAGATCAGCTGCCGTACCGCTAAGTGCGGTCCAGCCGGCGCTTAAGCCACCAGTTGGAGCAGTAACGTTGCACCTAAGGGTGAGACCTGCTGGCATATCTGAGTCAAGAACTCCGGTGAGCTTCCTGGCCGTCTGATTTGTGGTTATGTCGTAAGTGGTGGCATCAATCGCAGAATCAGGCTGTTGACCTGCGGTGGCTGTGCTGATGTTGAGAGTTACAGCGGCGTCGTCAACGTTCATCTCATTGATTGCTGAAATCTGGTAGTTCACCGTAATATTGTCGGAATTGGCAGCCATAGCCACTCCAGTCACTCCCAGGCACACGACTGCTGCAATCAAGGCTACTCCTAGCTTCTTCATTTTGCCTACTCCTCTCCTTGCTTCTTGTGGATCTTGTATTCTGTCAAGTTCCACTCAGGTTTCCATTCCCATCAACTATAACAACCGATTCATCCCGGAAATCAAACCACCTCCTTTCTTCCTGACAACTCATTCGGCTTGTCAGCTTCCATAACATTCATAGAGCCGTTTCTCCTTTGATCGCCGTCACCTCCCTTCCTTGAGTCAGTTTGCTGACCAATGCTTTCCTCAGGATCTTTCCCAGTTCCACGGACGCCTCCATACACTGGTTCTTGTATGCTTGGTCAGTACTGCCCATCTTGGCTTCTTCGTTGGTTAGGACCATATTTCTATGTTTAGATTCTGGTGCTTTCTGGAGTAGCAAACTCCTTGCCATCCCTCCCCGGCCCTTCTTATTGGGAACCCTAAGCCCTTCAGATGCAAAGCGTTATGCCACCTACTGGTTCGACAGGGCAACCGAGAAAAACCCTCCCAATCACAGAATCGTGTATGGAATCCGGCACTCTCAAACCAAGTTTGATGGGAGGATTACTGTACTCGACCGCTCTGACTGGGGACTAAACATTCGGGCCTGACTGTTCAAGAACGAACACCCTCACTAAGCTGTACGCTGAAGACCCAAAATTACGAAATTCCCAACCCACACCCGTCCTCACCCGAGAAATTCTCTTCACCTCATCCCCCTGCCTTCGAAACAGGTGTCATTTTCTATTTTATCGAAGATCGAAAATCGAAATGGAGCTACGCCATTGGAGAGGGCGTGAGGCCGCGTGTATCTCACTTCGTGAGAAACGGGGCCTGCCTCGTTCCACGAGGAGCGGAGCGAAGGATCTCCCAAAACCAGATTCTTCCCCCCTTCGCCTAACCGGCTTCGGGGGACTTCGCCCGACTCAGCCCTATCCCCTTAGTCGGGCTCGCCTCTTGTATGGCTCCGAAGGATAACTGGGCACCTCAAGAATGACAGGTGGAGTGTGATTTGGGCTCGAGGCTGTGCAGGGGCGGTAGGTGAGCTTGCCCTGAGCCTGCCGAAGGGCGAACCGCCCCTACTCCAGATACTTCCCAGGTGTCATTTTCTATTTTCTGGTGTTGCGGATCGGGTAGGGTTGGGAATTTCGTAGTTTCGTAATTTCGAAGGTTGGGAGACAAACGGTACGGGGAATTTCGAAGGTGACGGGATGGGCCGGGAGGGATTTCCCAATTTCGGGGGTTGTGTAGGGTAGGGTTGCGAATTTCGTTATTTTACGCCGAGTGGGGTTTCGTACTTCGCCTTTCGTACTTTGTAATTCCCGCAGGGGGATTATTGCCGGTTCGGGATCCGTTTCGTCTGCCGTTCCATCCCATATTTTCTCAGTTTGCTGTAAAGAGTTCCCCTGCTGATCCCGAGCACTTCTGCCGCCCGCTTCAAATTCCAATCCGTCTCCCGCACTGCCTTCTCCAGCAGAATTCTTTCGGCCCCGGCAATTGAATATGAAGGTAAATCCAAGGAGACCGGCAGTCCGGAGGCAGTTGCTCTTAATTTCAGCGAAAGATTTTCATCCGTGAGTACCTCCCTCCTGCAAAAGACCACCGCCCTCTCAATCGCATTCTCCAGCTCTCTCACATTCCCCGGCCAATGATAGGAATTCAATATGTTCAGCACTTTCTTCGAGATCCTTCTTATTGGTTTGTTCATCTCCCGGGAGTATTTCTCCAGAAAGTACCGGGCCAGACTGCGTATATCTTCCGACCTTTCTCTCAAGGGTGGAATCCTTATGACAATCACATTCAGTCTGTACAGAAGGTCTTCTCGAAACCTTCTCTCCTTAACTGCGACCTCAAGGTCCTGGTTGCTGGCTGAGATTAATCTCACATCGACCTTCATAGTCCGACTCCCGCCTACTCTCTCGAATTCTCTTGATTCCAAGACTCTGAGCAATTTGACCTGAGTGGAGATTGGCAGGTCGCCTATCTCGTCCAGAAATAGTGTTCCACCATTCGCCAATTCGAATCTGCCGGTTCGTCTGCTGTATGCCGATGTGAAAGCCCCTTTCTCATGCCCAAAGAGTTCGCTTTCAATGATGCCTTCTGGAAGCGCAGCGCAACTAACCTTAACGAATGGCTTGTTTCTCCGCATACTCGAATAGTGAATAGCAGTAGCCACCAGTTCTTTGCCTGTGCCACTCTCACCGGCAATGAGGACAGTGGAATCAGTCTGAGAGACGCTTCTTATCTGCTCAAACACATCCCGAAGTGGAGGACTATCCCCAATAATGTTCTGAACTCCGTATAGTTGCTCCATCTGAGACTGCAAGAAAACATGCTCTTCCTGGATCTTTCGGGACTCCATTACCCTATCTACCAGGAGAAAAACCTCACTCATGTCGAATGGCTTGGTGATATAGTAGTATGCGCCTTTTTTCATCGCTTCCACCGCAGTGTCAATGGTGCCGTGGCCAGTCAAAATGATGACTGCCGTTGAAGGATCGTATTCCAAGATACTTTCCAGCAGCTCAGCTCCATCCATCCTGGGCATGATCAGGTCCGCGATCACGATATCGGGTCTGTGTTTCAGGTAACAATTCAACCCGTCTTCGCCATCACGGGCCGTAATGACCTCTATGTCTCTTGTGTGGAAGGCCGACTTGAGGAGGTCCAATACCTCTGATTCATCGTCGACGGCCAGGATACACTTCTCCATTGGCATATTCTTCTCCTTGGTACGTTTCCAGAACCTAACCTCTGGTCCAGAAACAGGCTACTTCAGCGCGAGAAGCTGAATAGATCTTCGCTTTTTTCTCTTGGGAAACCTTTGTGTTGAAGCCTGACCTAACCGCGCATAGTATACAACGGTGAGGCGGGCGTTGTCAACAGAAATTCGGCTGTCAGCTCTCAGTGGTCAGGTTCCAAACCTGTTCTTCGGTTTCAATTTCGCAATTTCGTATTTTCGTAATTTCGTCTTTTGTGTCAGGAATCTCGTGTAATCTTGTGGTTTCAGGAATTTCGCATTTTAGCGCTTTAGGTAGATCCTTCGACTCTGTCCTTCGGACTTTGCTCCCTTCGCCTGCAGCTCCCCTCGATTCTCTCAGAATAGACTCCGAATCTGTTTGTGCCAGATTGCTTCGCTATCGCTCGCAAAGACATTATGGCGATGTTCACACTCTTGTCGTTGGAAGTTGATAGCTGACAGCCATCATATGTCTTACCTCTGAGTTTTGCGGTTTGGTTTCGATTTTCGATCTTCAATTTTCGAAGGTTGGGCTGTGGGAGGAGATGGGAATTTCGAAGGTGCTGAGCAGGGTTGAGGGAATTTCGCAATTTCGAGGGCAGGGGGTCGTGTGGGTACGTGGGTTGTGCTCCCATATGGCGCACGCAAGTCTTCTTCTCGTTCGGCTGTGAACGAGTTCATGACACTCACACCAGTGTTCAACTTTGGCGCACAGCATATATCTCCTTATGGTGAAAGAAGTTACCGCACCGACACTTTCCACGGTTGAGGGCATGTTTCTTGCTATCTTAATGGCCGACCAGAACCAGGGGACTGCAATGGTACAAAAACCACGAATCGTTCCTGAGGAAAGACGGCTGACCATCCTGCTCTTCAGATGGCTTATCGTTCTGACTTCTCTGCTCTTGGTGATCTATGGCTCCGGTGGAGTCAGATATGCAAGCGCTGGCTGTCTCCTGGCCATCTTCTTCCTCGTCTCCAATCTGGCACTTGGTTTCGTACCCAGAAAGCTCTTCAGTCAGAGGCGATTCCTGGCATCAATCTTTGCCCTGGACGTGGCTCTTGTATCTCTGGTCGTACATGTCGGAGGCGCAACTGCCACAGACCTCTATCTCTTATATTTCTTCGTGATGTTCATGGCCCTTCCTGCAAGTTCCGTACCTGTTTCAGGAATGGCCGCTCTTTCTGCCAGCATTGTGTACACACTAATTACCTATTGGACATCAGGTACTGCTGGCATCACTCAGGCAAGCTTCCTAATAAAGATCCCGTTCTTCTTTCTCCTTGCTATATTCGGCGGCATCATATCTCGCCAGGCAGCAGAGCTGAACTGGCATAAGCAGAAGAATAGAAGGCTGAGCGAAGAACTGAGAAGACAATTGGAAAAAGCAAGAACCTCAAAACAGAAACTCTACGATGACCTGCTCACGCTCTATGACAACAATGAAAGCATACTCAACAGTATTGATTCCGGTGTGCTGGTCATGGATTTGGATGGCACTGTCACAGCATTCAATCACGGTGCCGAAAAGATTACAGGACTGAGGCGCGATAATATACTCTCCGGAAAAGCCAAGACAAACGAGACCCTTCAAGCGTTCATCGGTGTCATGGAAAGGACCTGTGATGAACCGATAAAACGGCAGCAAATTGAGATATGCACCCCTTCTGGGGAAAGAAAAACGATCGGCATATCAACCTATCCCCTGATACACGGAAAAAGAAACGCGGTTGGTGTTATTGCCGTTTTCGCGGACCTGACCGAGATGAAAAGACTCAAGGAAAAAGTGAAGAGAACTGAAAGCCTGGCCTTGCTCGGCGAAATGGCAGCATGTGTCGCCCGCGGGGTAAGAAGACCGCTCAGCGCCATTCTGGACTTCTCGGATGTGATATATTCGAGCACGAAAGAAGAGGATGAACGAAAAAACTACGCAGCCATGATCTTGAAAGAGGCCAACCGTATCGATAGAACCGTTCAGGAGATACTTACGTTCTCAAACGATACCAAGCCTCAGAGGGAACAAGTAGATACTAATCACCTCCTCACGGAAGTGGTTGATTCCATGAAGGCGAAGGCACAAGAGGTTGAAGCGAACATAATCTGGGAACCGGGAAGTGATACTCCGGCCATAGCTGGTGACGAGGATCAATTGAAGAAGGTGTTTTCCAACCTTATTCTCAACTCCATCATGGCCGTAGGAAGTGGTGGAAACGTAGTGGTGGCCGCGGACAGAAACGAAGAGGGGGTTGTGATAGAAATAACGAATGAGGGCCCAGGCATCCCCCAAAAAGGCAACGGAAGAGTTCTGTGTAATTTTCTCTCCACAGGCAACACCCAGGCAGGGATGGGCCTGGCGATAGCTCTCAAGATTGTGGAAGACCACGGCGGCACTATTGGACTGGAAGGCGAGCCGGGAAAAGGGGCAAAGTTCACCGTACACCTTCCCGCAATTAAGGCGAAGTCGCGGGGCAAACGCGCCACCGCGCCTGCTACTCCTGAGAGGGAGGCAGTTGTACTGGTGGCAGACGATGACCCTTTCATACGAGATTTCTACAAAGAGGTTCTGGAGACTGTCGGACACAAAGTTCTTCTGGCCACAAACGGCGCAGAAACTATTAGAACGATGCTGGCTTCACACGTTGACCTGCTCGTTCTGGACATAAAGATGCCTCTCTACGATGGAATTGAGGTTATGCAGCACATGGCGAAGATCAATCCTCGGGTGCCCATAATTGTGGCTAGTGGATACGCAGACCTGAAGGACGACTATGTCATAAGAAACTCAAATGTGATCGCATATCTGTCAAAACCGATAAACATCCTTGAGTTCAAGACGAAGATTCAAGAGGCGTTGAGAAACACTTCCACCAAGAGAGAAAAGGTTAAAGCCTAACCGAACGCTATCCTTCCCTCTCTAAGTTCGCCCGCGCATGCAATACGCGGGCGAACTTTAACCAGAAGCAACATACGAAAATAGAAAACGAAATAGGGCCACGCCATCGGAGAGGGCGTGAGGCATATTTCGTCCTGAGCAGGAGCGAAGGATCTGCTTGAGTCAGATTGCTTCGCTCACTTCGTTCGCTCGTAATGACGTCCCTTCTTCTCCTCTTGGTCGGTTATGTAGTGGGACAATTCTTCGGGTTTAACAGCTGACAGCTATCGTATAGCGTACAGCATACAACTGGCTCTTGTGAGAATCTGTCAAATCTGTGGTTACAGAGGTTTGGGGTGTTAGGAGCTGACGGCTGTCTTGCATCTTGGTATACAGCTTACAGCTGCAGTCAGAGCTCAGTACAGATGTTAAAGAGTCTCCAGTCGGCCTTTTCTGAGTCATACGCTATCTCAAAGAGGCTCGCCCCGTCACTCACTGAGAAATGCCGAATCAGCGACCTACCGCGTCTTCGATCCCATGTGAAGGTTACCTTTTTGATCTCATAACTTCTTCCTCTCCAGAGGAATGAGACCGGAGTTACAGCGCCGTTCTTGAACTGGGCACAAACTTCCAGCTTATCGTCGTACTCTGTTTTTTCTACTTTTTGCATTTCTATTTCAGCTGTCCGTCATCAGCTCTCAGCCACCGCCGTGTTTGACTGACAACTGATGGCTTGGTTTGCCTTCAGTTACTGCAGACCCTCTGAACCAGTTGTGAGTGAGGTATATCCAGCTTTTTCCCTGTCTTGACCACCTCCACCTGTGTTGTTCTTTCACCCTGACTGAGAACCACTATCTCATGTCCCCTTGGCGTAAGAGCCATATCCTGGGCTTTCAACTTCCCTATCTTCACCAACCCACACCCCCTTGCCAGATATTAATACGATCCTTGAATCCTAATCGCCCCTTGATACCTTGGCCGGATTCGGCCCTTCAAAGAACCTCAACACTGCGACCACCTTGCCCACTATTTTGAACTCGGCCACCTCCCCTCTTTCTATTACTATTGGTTTCATATTCTTGTTTGCAGGCTTCAATATGATTCTGTCGCCCTCTTTATAGAACCTCTTCAAGGTTGCTTCTCCGTCGAGCATGGCCACAACCGTATCTCCGTTTTCAGCTACCGGTTGCGGTTTGACCAGAGCATAATCTCCATCCAGTATTGATTCCTCCACCATACTCTCGCCCCTCACCCGCAAGAGAAAGCATCCTTCTGCCGGAACCATGCTCCTATCAAGCAAGACTTCCCGCTCCACATCTTCAATTGCTAGAGACGGCAGCCCGGCAGGGATCCTGCCCACTACCGGAACGGTTTTTGCATTCCCCCGTCTTATCCCAATCACCTCTATTGCTCGCGCTCCCCTCCCTTTTCTTCTGAGCAAGCCCTTCTTCTTGAGCGCGTCGAGCTGAGTCTTGACACTCTTGGTGCTGGCTAGGCCGAACTCATCTGCTATTTCTCTTATTGTTGGTGGATACCCAGTGGACTGGGCATACTTGGAAATGAAACTGAGTATAGAGGCCTGTTTTTCTGTCGGCTTAACCATTTCAACCAGTCCGGAGCTTCAGGTAAACATAAATACACCGTAAACAAATATTCACCATCACACAATATACCTCTCTTCCTTTTCTGTGTCAAGTCCTTTTTCTCGTTCTGAGACCAATTCTTGGCATTCTGCATAACTTCGTGACACCTGTGGGAATGTCCAATTCCGGGTCACAGCACATATCACGTTATGTTGCAAGAACTTAAGCCATGCATTCTTTTCACCGTAGAGGGCACATTTTTTGCTACCATTATATAGCGCGAGGAACCAGGAGAGGTTAATGGGAAGACTCGAGACATTTGTCCCGGAAGATAGGCGGCACAGGATTCTCATTTTCCGGTGGTTTGTTGTCCTAACCTCCATGCTTTTCATTGCTTATGGTCAGAAGGACCTGACGCTTGCCAAGGCCGGCTACCTTGTTCCTGCATTTTTCTTCATCTCCAACCTCGCGTTTAGTTTCGCACCCAGAAAGCTCTTCGACCGTGTTGGATTCCTTGCGCCAATTTTTGGCCTGGACATGGCCGTGCTATTCCTGACCATACTTCTGGCTGGCGGTACACGTACAGACTTCTATCTTTTATACTTCTTCGTAATCTTCATGGCCCTCCCAACCAGTTCCATATTGGTCTCAGCAACGCCAGCTCTTCTTGCAAGCGTCGTTTACGCACTGGTCACATACAGGATATCAGGTGTGACAGCCGTCGTTGAGACAACCTTTATCGTGAAAGTTTCCTTCTTCTTTCTCCTTGCCATATCTGGCAGCCTCATATCTCGCCAGAGCAAACAGCTGAAGAGCCTGGAAGTGGAAACAGACAAGAAGGGTGAAGAAGTGAGTCGTAGATTGGAGAAAGCCAGAAGATCGAAGGAGAAGCTCTACGATGACCTGCTTATGCTCCACACATACAATGAAAACATATTGAACAGTATCGAATCTGGCGTACTGGTCATGGACCTTGAGGGCACTATTACAGCGTTCAACCGTGGTGCTGAGACGATCACTGGATTGAATCGCAATGATGTACTCTTTAAAAAGGCCAACACAATAGAGACTCTTCAAGGTTTCATTAATCTCATAGAAAGGACTGCCGAGAAACCGTTGAAGTGTCAGGAAATAGAGATAAAGACTCCTTCCGGCGAAATGAGGACGATTGGTGCTTCGACGTATCTCCTGACACATGGAAAGAAGGATGTCCTCGGTATCATCGCCATATTCGCAGACCTGACTACGAGAAAAAAACTCCAGGAAGATCTGAAGAAGTCCGAGAGGTCGGCTTTGATTGGCGACATAGCGGGATCTGTCGCTCAGGAATTGATAAGCCCGGCCACTGCCATTCGGAGCCTCTGTGATCTCATAATCGCGGAGGCGCGTGACAAAGCTACAGCGACAAAGTATGCGACCATGATATCAAAGGAGGCAGAGCGAATCGACAGGACTATCCAGCAGATACTCATATTCGCAGAAAACAAGAAGACGGAAAGGAATCCACTGGATGTCAATTCCGTGATGGAAGAGGTTATTGACTCTATGAAGAACGTTGCGCAACTCGCTCAGACGACTATGGCCTGGCAACCCGGGAGTGACCTCCCACAAATATCCGCCGATAAGGAGCAGTTGCAGAAGGCGTTCTCGAATATTATCCTTAGCTCCATCCACGCCGTAGGGACTGGTGGAAAGATAGAGGTCATCACGACCAAAAACAAAGAAGGAATCGTGGTAGAGATAAGAGATGAGGGCCCGGGCATCCCGAAGGAGACCGAAGGGAGAATCTCTGACCAATTCATCTCCACAAAAAACAGGGAGTCAGGGTTGAGCCTGGCAGTAGCCCTCAAGATAGTGGGAGATCACGACGGTACTATTAGGCTGGGAAGTGATCCAGGAAAAGGGGCGAAGTTCACAATACATCTCCCGCTCGTTCCGCTCAAGAACCAGGCCGTTGATCCGCGTGAACCTGACCCCACTGTCCCAGGAAAGAGCTTGACCGTATTGGTCGCAGACGGTGATGCCCACATGCGAGACTTTTACGCGGAGGTGCTGAAAACTGCTGGATACAACGTTCTGCACGCCGAAGATGGAAAAGAGGCCATCAGAAAGCTTGTTGGGGCCAGCATTGACTTGCTCGTCCTCGAGATAAGACTTCCTGTATTGGATGGAATCCAGGTCATAAGACACGTTAGCCAGATCAGTCCAGACCTGCCCATAATCGTTTGCACGGATATGAAGGATGATTACGTGGAAAGCAACTCAAGCGTCGTCGCGTATTTAACAAAGCCGGTAAACGTAATGGAATTCAAAACGCGGGTTGACGAAGCCCTCACAGGCAGGTCGCGCAAAGAAAAGATACTGGTAAAAAGCTAATGAAAGGAGGAGATCTAAATAAGAGGAATTCAGTTCTTGGTATCCTAAAGACAAACACCAGGAGGTTGAAATGGAAGCATCTTTGCCATCACAAATAGAGAAACTAGAGATGAGAGACCTGGAACTAGTGGTCCTCAGTCTGATTGTAACGTTCATATGTGCCTTTTCCTTGGTGGCCATATATCTGTCTTTCACGCTTCAGCCGATGACAAAGAATCTACTAGATCCTCTGACCCAGCGGATTCTTGTCGTGTCTTTCTTTCTGCTCATTACACTTTTCAGCGCCTACATAATCGTCAAACGCAGAGAGTTACAGAGGATGAAGGTCCAACTGATAGAACAGGAAGTCCAAGTAAGAACGATGAACGGCCTTCTGGCTGAGCTCATCGACCTCTACAGGGTCAGTTCCAGTGTCAGTTCCGACGTGGACCTTCCAAGCGTGCTCAGGATCATAATGGAAACGTGCACCGGTTCACTGAAGGCGGATAGAGCTATTCTTTTCACTCACGATCCAGTGTCCGACGAACTGAGAATCGAGGCTGACGCAGGAGAAAAGATGGACTGGGAGAAGTTGGATGATGCACACGTGAGAATTGCTAGGTCTGTCATGGAAAGCTCAGAACCACTTATGATAAACGACAGAGCAACATTTGCTCAGTTCGCCAAGGTTGAAACCGACTCAGTTGCTTCTCTGTCTGCAATATACGTCCCTCTCAGGGCTGAAAACGCCGCTATCGGGGTTCTTGAAGTTATTGCCGGTTCAGAGTGGCATTTCTCAGAACACGACTTGAAGATGATTTCTATTCTTGCT
This genomic stretch from candidate division TA06 bacterium harbors:
- a CDS encoding sigma-54-dependent Fis family transcriptional regulator, producing MPMEKCILAVDDESEVLDLLKSAFHTRDIEVITARDGEDGLNCYLKHRPDIVIADLIMPRMDGAELLESILEYDPSTAVIILTGHGTIDTAVEAMKKGAYYYITKPFDMSEVFLLVDRVMESRKIQEEHVFLQSQMEQLYGVQNIIGDSPPLRDVFEQIRSVSQTDSTVLIAGESGTGKELVATAIHYSSMRRNKPFVKVSCAALPEGIIESELFGHEKGAFTSAYSRRTGRFELANGGTLFLDEIGDLPISTQVKLLRVLESREFERVGGSRTMKVDVRLISASNQDLEVAVKERRFREDLLYRLNVIVIRIPPLRERSEDIRSLARYFLEKYSREMNKPIRRISKKVLNILNSYHWPGNVRELENAIERAVVFCRREVLTDENLSLKLRATASGLPVSLDLPSYSIAGAERILLEKAVRETDWNLKRAAEVLGISRGTLYSKLRKYGMERQTKRIPNRQ
- the lexA gene encoding repressor LexA; the protein is MVKPTEKQASILSFISKYAQSTGYPPTIREIADEFGLASTKSVKTQLDALKKKGLLRRKGRGARAIEVIGIRRGNAKTVPVVGRIPAGLPSLAIEDVEREVLLDRSMVPAEGCFLLRVRGESMVEESILDGDYALVKPQPVAENGDTVVAMLDGEATLKRFYKEGDRIILKPANKNMKPIVIERGEVAEFKIVGKVVAVLRFFEGPNPAKVSRGD
- a CDS encoding GAF domain-containing protein: MEASLPSQIEKLEMRDLELVVLSLIVTFICAFSLVAIYLSFTLQPMTKNLLDPLTQRILVVSFFLLITLFSAYIIVKRRELQRMKVQLIEQEVQVRTMNGLLAELIDLYRVSSSVSSDVDLPSVLRIIMETCTGSLKADRAILFTHDPVSDELRIEADAGEKMDWEKLDDAHVRIARSVMESSEPLMINDRATFAQFAKVETDSVASLSAIYVPLRAENAAIGVLEVIAGSEWHFSEHDLKMISILADHAAISVARNRKTQALEAHVEDLETTNRVLMDKNRELQGVAGKVAGPTEEWKPDES
- a CDS encoding hybrid sensor histidine kinase/response regulator produces the protein MGRLETFVPEDRRHRILIFRWFVVLTSMLFIAYGQKDLTLAKAGYLVPAFFFISNLAFSFAPRKLFDRVGFLAPIFGLDMAVLFLTILLAGGTRTDFYLLYFFVIFMALPTSSILVSATPALLASVVYALVTYRISGVTAVVETTFIVKVSFFFLLAISGSLISRQSKQLKSLEVETDKKGEEVSRRLEKARRSKEKLYDDLLMLHTYNENILNSIESGVLVMDLEGTITAFNRGAETITGLNRNDVLFKKANTIETLQGFINLIERTAEKPLKCQEIEIKTPSGEMRTIGASTYLLTHGKKDVLGIIAIFADLTTRKKLQEDLKKSERSALIGDIAGSVAQELISPATAIRSLCDLIIAEARDKATATKYATMISKEAERIDRTIQQILIFAENKKTERNPLDVNSVMEEVIDSMKNVAQLAQTTMAWQPGSDLPQISADKEQLQKAFSNIILSSIHAVGTGGKIEVITTKNKEGIVVEIRDEGPGIPKETEGRISDQFISTKNRESGLSLAVALKIVGDHDGTIRLGSDPGKGAKFTIHLPLVPLKNQAVDPREPDPTVPGKSLTVLVADGDAHMRDFYAEVLKTAGYNVLHAEDGKEAIRKLVGASIDLLVLEIRLPVLDGIQVIRHVSQISPDLPIIVCTDMKDDYVESNSSVVAYLTKPVNVMEFKTRVDEALTGRSRKEKILVKS
- a CDS encoding response regulator, yielding MVKEVTAPTLSTVEGMFLAILMADQNQGTAMVQKPRIVPEERRLTILLFRWLIVLTSLLLVIYGSGGVRYASAGCLLAIFFLVSNLALGFVPRKLFSQRRFLASIFALDVALVSLVVHVGGATATDLYLLYFFVMFMALPASSVPVSGMAALSASIVYTLITYWTSGTAGITQASFLIKIPFFFLLAIFGGIISRQAAELNWHKQKNRRLSEELRRQLEKARTSKQKLYDDLLTLYDNNESILNSIDSGVLVMDLDGTVTAFNHGAEKITGLRRDNILSGKAKTNETLQAFIGVMERTCDEPIKRQQIEICTPSGERKTIGISTYPLIHGKRNAVGVIAVFADLTEMKRLKEKVKRTESLALLGEMAACVARGVRRPLSAILDFSDVIYSSTKEEDERKNYAAMILKEANRIDRTVQEILTFSNDTKPQREQVDTNHLLTEVVDSMKAKAQEVEANIIWEPGSDTPAIAGDEDQLKKVFSNLILNSIMAVGSGGNVVVAADRNEEGVVIEITNEGPGIPQKGNGRVLCNFLSTGNTQAGMGLAIALKIVEDHGGTIGLEGEPGKGAKFTVHLPAIKAKSRGKRATAPATPEREAVVLVADDDPFIRDFYKEVLETVGHKVLLATNGAETIRTMLASHVDLLVLDIKMPLYDGIEVMQHMAKINPRVPIIVASGYADLKDDYVIRNSNVIAYLSKPINILEFKTKIQEALRNTSTKREKVKA